The Egibacteraceae bacterium genome contains the following window.
GGTCAGCGAACGCCGCCGCGCTCGCCCGGCGGTTGCGGGCGGCGTAGTCGGTCCAGTCCACGCGGACCGCGGCCCCCTCATCGGGAAAGCGCACCTGCGCGAGGCCGTCGCGCACCAGCCGGTGGTGCGCTGGTCCGAGCTGGTCGGGGCAGTAGACGATCACGTCGCCGTCTTCGGCGTGCGCGTTGATGGCCGCGGCCACGATGCCGGCCTGCGTTCGCTGCTCGGTGATGTTGGGAATCCCGCCGGCGAGTCCCAGCACGACGGCCACTGCCAGGGCGCCGCGATACAGGGGGCGGTGGGTCAGCACACCCAAGCCCATGGCCACGAGCAGCAGGAAAGGCCCGAGCACGACGGCGGCGTAACGCGCGTGGTAGGCGCTGCCCACCACCATGCTGACGCCGATCGCCAAGGCGAGCGTGCCGAACACGACGCCCGCGAGCTGCGTGGCCGTGGGGCGGGGACGCAGGTCGAACTGCAGGCGACGTGTCGCGACCTGCGTGCCGAACAGCGCCAACGCGCAGGCGCCGAAGAACACCATCACGAGGGGGATGCCGAAGTCGTTGACGCCACCCGCGAACGTGACGATCGCCGCCGCGACGGCGGACGGCCGCCCCGTCTCGCCCCACGGCGTTCCCGTGTGGGCGAGCTGGACGAGGAAGCTCGGCAGCCACGGAAGGAAGAGCAACCCACCGGCGGCGACGGCGCCGAGGGCGGCGAGCGAGGAGGCGCGGCCGACCCGGGCTGCGGCACGGACGAGCAACAGCAGGACGACCGTGGCGAGGAGGAACAACGCCCAGTAGTGGGTGAGCGCCAGCATCCCCGACAGGAGCGCCACCGCGACGAGGCGCGGTGCCGTGGGTCGTTCGAGAGTGGCGGTCAGGGCCAGGAACCCGAGCAGCGTGAAGACGACGAGCAGCGTGTACATCCGCGCCTCGGTCGCGTAGCGGACCGCGTAGGGGGAGCTCGCCAGCAGCAGCAGCGCCGCCCATCCGACCCGGGCTGCCCCGAGCCGCTTCCCGCAGAGCCAGATCAACGGGAGCGCGCCCACGCCGAGCACCCCGGACAGCGCGCGCACGGCGAGATTGCCGTCCCCGAAGGGGACCATCCATGCGTGCAGGAGGACGTAGTACAGGGGCGGATGGCCGTCCTGGCGCAGCGCGGCGAACAGCTCGGGCAGGGGCAACGCGGCGATGTTGACGCTGAGCGCCTCGTCGAGCCAGAGCTCGGAGGTCGTGAGGAACCGCAGGGCGACGCCGGCGACGATCGCCGCGGCCGCGGCCAGCCGAACGGACCACACCGCCAGGGGCCGTCCGCGCTCACCCGACTCCGTCGGCGAGCGCTTCGCCGCCCGCGAGTCCGGCACGGCGGGCCGTGAGGACACGCTCACCGGGACCGGTCCTCGCGCCGCAGGACGTAGAGGTGCACCGGGCCACGGTGCAGCATCGACGAGTAGCCGACGCGCTCGACAGGTTCGTAGCCCGGCTCACGGTGGCTCGCCACGACGTAAGTGGAGTCGGTGGCCGGCGCCAACGTCTGCGTCCACCAGGGGCCGCGTCGTGTCCGCGGCTTCATGTCGCGCGCCGACGGGTCGTGCACGTGGTAGCCGTCCCAGGCGTATCCGGCGTCGATCTTCGTTGGCGGGACGCCCTCGTCGGTGAGCCGTTCCGCGAGCTCCCAGACCGTGCTCTGGAAGACCAGCAGGTCCCGCGTCCCGACGGCCGAGTAGACCGCGAGGCAGCCGGTGAGCACCCAGGCGACGACGAGCCTGGGCTGCACCCCCTGCACCGACCACAGAGCCAGGCCGACGGCCAAGGGCAGCAGCGGCAGCAGGTAGCGGTCGAAGGACACGAACGACTCGATGACACTGAGCGACGGGAGCACGGCCGCGACCGCCTGCACCAGGAGCAAGGCGAACACGAGCCCGGCCACGTCTGCGCGGCGCACCCGCTTGCCGAGCGTGCCGACGAGGGAGACCGTGAGCAGCAGCGCGGCGTAGGCGCAGGCGGTGGTCAGCGCCGCAGCCCATATCCGGCCGAACGCCTCCGGGCGACCTCCGACGAGGTCGGCGGGGCCGGTCCCCGCCCGGTTGAAGAACTGCCCGACGTAGGGCATGAGGCGACCGTTGCCGAAGCTCGTCAGGCCGCCGAAGAGCAGGAGCAGTCCCAGGGCGACGACCGTCCAGCCGCGCGCGGTCAACCGGCTCACGAGCCGGGGGATGCGACCGGCTGCGGCGGCCATGGCGGGCAGCGCGAAGAACCCCGCGTACATCACCTGGATGAACGCCAGTCGTCCCGCGACCAGCGCGGTGTCCCCCCAGCCCGCGCCCAGCGCCGCCCGCATGAACGCCGCCTGCGCCGACGCGACCCCGCCCGTGTACGACGCGATGACGAAGAAGGCGGCGGTCGACAGCAGCGGCACCGCGGCGACACGGGCGACGGCAAGGGCCCCGTGGCGGTCGGGGCGGGCCCGACCGGTCAGGACGAAGAACGCCGCGACGGCCAGCGGGATGAGCACGCCCGTGCTGCGTTGCAGGCACGCCAGCGTCGCGGCGACCGAGCCGGCCCAGAGGAACCGGGTGGCCCGCGGGTCGTCGCGCAGGCCGCGGGCGTACAGGTACGCCGCGAAGACGAGGAGGCCGGTGAAGTACGGGTCGGTCATGAAGGTGTACGCGAGCGCGAAGCCGACCGGGTTGAAAAGGTAGAGGGCCGAACCGAGCGCGCTGGAGGGCCGTGCGAGGCCGAGCTGGCGGCACAGGCCGTAGAAGGCCCAGCCGCTGAGGGCGACGAACACCACGGTGGCGAGGCGCAGAGCGCCGAACGTGTTGTCCGTCAGCGCGCCGAACGGTGCGCCCCAGAGGATCTGGAACAGGGCGCTTGCGCTTGCGACGTCGAGGATCTGCAGGCGCCTATCGGCAAGGAGGATCTCCACGGACCGGGCATAGGCCCAGTCGTCGCTGATCGCGACGGGAGCCAGGGTCGGCAACAGGGCCGCAGTGGCGAGGAAGGCGCCGAGGACCGCGGCGAGCTGCCAGTGGCCGCGGAGCAGCCCCCTTACGGCGGCAACCCGCCGCAGCGGTCGGCGGTGCGGGCGCTGCCCGCTCGCGCGGGGCGCGGGAGGTGCGGCAGCCGGCTCCGCCGCCGCCTTCCCGCTCACGCCCGCCACCTGTGCGCCGGACCGAGCCCCGCCACGAGGATGCGGAGCGCCACGTGGTGGGTCGCGAACCCCTCGGCCATGTCGCCGGACGCGGTGGGAGCGGACGTCATGGACAAGCGACCCCTCGACAGCGGGCTGCGATCACCCGAAGCAGGCGCGCGGCACGGCCAGTGTCGAGGCCCGGCGCGCCGACGCGCTGCCCGGCGAATGGTAGTGGCCTTCCTCGGCTGCGGCAAAGGCCGCCGTTCGTCATGGATGGTGGAGCCGCGCCGTCGCGGCGCCCCCGGTCAAGGCGAACGTGCCCCGCAGGCCCGCGGGTTGCGGTACACCCACAGCTCACGGTCACCGGCGACGATGAAGGCGCGGTGCGGACGCCGCTCCAGCTGCTGCAGCCAGGGCTCGGCGCGGGCGGACGCCGACACGACGCCACAGCTGCCGGCCCGGGGGAAGGCGGGCATGTAGGGCCCGGCCGGGGGCAGCCACGCGGGCGGCACGCCGGGCTCGAGAACCCTGCCGGGATAGTGCCAGCCGACCCATTCGAACCCCGCGTCCACCTGCTCCGCGGGGATGCCGTGCCGAACCGCCGCCTCTCCCGCCCGCCAGCGCGCCACGTCGAAGGTGAGCTCCTCCACCACCGTGGCAAAGGCGAGGACGCCGAGCGCGACGAGCGCCGACGCGGCGGCGCGCCGACGCGTCCGCCTTCCCGGACCGCGCGCCACGAGGAGCACGGCGAGCGCCAGGGCCGGACCCCACAGGTAGCGGTCGAAGGGGAACCCGCCAATCAGCGCGTACGCCCCGAGGGCCCCCACCGACAGCAGCGCGAAGCCCGCGAGCGCGACGGCCGCCGGTGCGGGAGGGGACAGCGGCCTCGAGGCGGCCCCGGCCACCCCGGCGGCGAGCCACAGGGTGAGCGCCGCACCGGCCAGCATGGCGGCGATCACGACAGCGGCCCACACCGGCGGCGGGAACAGCACACCCCGGTTGCCGAGCAGGACGCCGTGCTCCATGGACCCGAACGGGGTGAGCGCGTTGCCGGCGAGCAGCACGGTGGGCGACGCGCGTGCCAGGTCGACGAGCACAGCTGCGAGGCCGGCGACGAGCACGGCGGCGACGGCCGCACCCGCCACGACGCGGCGTCCACCCCGGAGCCTGTCCCGCACCTCGCGCCAGTCCGCCAGGCACAGCGCCGGGATGAGCGTGAACGCGAGCGTGAAGTAGCCGGCGACGCCGAAGGCGGCGACCCGCAGCGGGGAAAGCCCGACGGGCACGTCGGGCCGGCCGCCGAGGCCCGCGCGCCACCACAGGATCGCGACCGCCGCCGCCACGACGAGCGCACCGAGGGCCGCCAGCCCCCGCAGCCGCCGGCGTTCGGCCGCCCGGGCGGCATGCACCCCGTGGGCGAGGAGCACCGCCAGGGGGGCCGCGAGCGCGAACTCGCGGATGCTGAACCCGTACACCCCCACGGTCAGCGCGGCGACGAGCCACACCCCGCGGGTCCGCGGGGGGCGCTCCAGCGCCGTCACCCCCCACAGCAGGCAGGCCACCTGGGCGGCGAAGGCGGTCGTGTCGGTCATGAAGCCCGTCGCGTACAGGGCGTAGCCGGGAAGCACGGCGACGAGGGCGGTCACCACGAGCGCTGAGGGCGGGGCGAGCAGCCGGCGGGCCAGCAGGTGGACACCGACCAGCCCGGCCGCGCCGGCAGCCGCCTGGGCGAACGTCAGCGTGCGCAGGCTGGGACCGAGCAGCGCCAGCCACGGCTGCGCGTAGAGCAGGTGGCCGACGAGCGTCATCGGACCCCAGCCGGTCAGCTCCAGCTCGCCGGTGCGGGCCAGGGTGAGCGCCGCCCGGGCGAACGCCCAGGCGTCGTTGCGGGGCACGGCGTCGGCGCCGGTGGCGAGCGTGAGGGCCAGCGGCACGCCCACGGCGGCGAGGACGACGCCGGCCACGGCCAGGCCCCCGGAGATCCGGCGCTCGGGGCGCTCGCGGGGTGCGGCGCGGGACGCGGTGCCGGCCGCATCGGCGCGAGCGGGCATCGGGTGACTATAGCCGTCCCGCCGGCCGCCGCGGCAAGGCCCACAGCACCCGCAGCGCCCGGCGGTGCTGGTCCCGCCGCAGCCGAGCGCCCTCCCTGTCACTGAACGGCGGCAGGGACCAGGCGACGAGTCGCGCGAGCTGCCCCCCGCCGAGGATCGCCAGCACGGCCGAGCGCGCGGGCACGGGCAGCCAGCGCCGGAGGAAGCGGCGCGTGGAGCGGTGGAACACCTCGACGAGGCGCGGGTCGGAAGGGCCGGCGGAGCGCCCGCGGTCGTGGGTGACCTCGGCGGCGGGCACGAGCCACGAGCGGTGCCCGGCCAGACGGGCACGCAGCTGCCAGTCGACCTCCTCCCAGTACAGGAAGTAGCCCTCGTCGAAGGGTCCCACCGACTGGAGGGTGGCCCGGGGAACGAGGAGGGAGCAGCCGCTGAGGATCGGGCCGTGCTCCTCCCGGTCGTAGGACCGCCAGCGGGGCCACAGCCGTGCCGGCCAGCGACCGACGGGGGTGGACTCCGGCACGAGGGCCTGCTCACCGAGCAGGTTCCACACCGTCGGCAGCCCGTGGCGGCTCGGTTGCAGGCGGCCGTCGGGGTAGCGCACGATCGGTCCGACGATGTCGCCGGGATGGCGCGCCGCGGCGGCGACCAACGCGTCGACGGCGGGCGGGGTGAGCACGACGTCGGGGTTGACGAGCAGGACGAGGTCGCCCGTGGAGGCCGCCGCCCCGGCGTTGACACCGGCGGCGAATCCGTCGTTGCGGTCGCGGCGGATGACGATGGCGTCGGGGACGAGCCGCCACGCGACCGCGACCGAGTCGTCGTCGGAGGCGTTGTCGACGACGACGACCTCGTCGACCGCCTCGCGCAGGGGCGGCAGCAGCGCCGGCAGGCGCGCCTCCGAGCGGTAGGTCACGACGACGGCTGACACCCGGGCGTTCACGGGGTGCCCCGTGGTTGGTCGATGGCCTGCCGCGCCCGCACGGCCCGCAGGGTGAGGGCGAACAGCGCCGCCTCGGACACGAGCGTGGCTGTCGCCGCGCCGGCCGAGGCGTACCGGGGGATGACGAGGACGTCGAGCAGGACGTTCGCCCCGAGGGTCACCGCGACCGCCGAGGTGAACGCCCGGCTGCGTTCGGCGGTGGCCAGCGCGGTGAACAGCCAGTAGGAGCCGGCCGCCGGAGCCGCCGAGAGCGCGACGGGCCACATCACGCCGGCGGCGACGTCGACACCGACCAGCCCCGGCAGGAGGGCGAGCCCCGCAACGGCGGCTACGGCGGCAGCGGCGGCGGTGGCCCCGACCACCACGACGCAACGCCGTGCGGCGACCGCGAACATGGCCGCGTCACCGGACTCCTCGCGAACGGCGGCCAGCCACGGGATCGCCGCGGCGGCCAGGGCGGCCGTGCCAAGGCCGAGGGCCTGCAACGCGAGGGCGGCCGCGCTGTAGTGCGCGACCTCGAGGTCCCCGGTGAACCAACCGAGGATGATGACGTCGACGCGGGCGAACAGCTGGCTCGCCGCTGCGGCCAGGAGCAGCGTCAGCCCCTCCCCGAGCAGACCTCGCCACGCCGTGTGGGCGCCCCGCGCCCGGACCCGCAGCCGGGCGAACGGCAGGACCGCGCAGACGGCGGCGAGCGTGCCCCAGAGCACCGCGTCGAAGTCGAGGGGCGCGACGAGGGCGAGGAGCACCGGGGCGAGGCGGGCGACGGCGAGCATGCCCTCGACGCGCGACTCCAGGCCCGAGTCCCCCAGGCCGCGGCGGACGACGCCAGCCGACGTCGCGGCGGGCCCGAGAAAGAATGCGAGGAGGAACGCCGCCTCCGCCGGCCGGGCGACGCCCACCGCGGCGGGCAGGCCGGCGAGCACGAGGGCTATGACCCCCTGCACGACCACGAGCTGGGCCGTAAGCGCGTCGGCCTGCGCGGGGTCCCGGGCTGCGCGACGGGGAGCGGCGGTCTTCAAGCCGACCTCGACGAGGACCACACCGACCATGCCGTAGGCGGAGAGCAGGCTGTAGCGACCGAAGGCCGCCGCGCCGAACAGCTGCGCGACGAGCACGAGTCGCGGGATGGCGAGGGCAGCGGCGAGGCCCCTGCCGAGGGCCAGCTTCGTGGCCTGGCGCAGGACG
Protein-coding sequences here:
- a CDS encoding glycosyltransferase family 39 protein, producing MSVSSRPAVPDSRAAKRSPTESGERGRPLAVWSVRLAAAAAIVAGVALRFLTTSELWLDEALSVNIAALPLPELFAALRQDGHPPLYYVLLHAWMVPFGDGNLAVRALSGVLGVGALPLIWLCGKRLGAARVGWAALLLLASSPYAVRYATEARMYTLLVVFTLLGFLALTATLERPTAPRLVAVALLSGMLALTHYWALFLLATVVLLLLVRAAARVGRASSLAALGAVAAGGLLFLPWLPSFLVQLAHTGTPWGETGRPSAVAAAIVTFAGGVNDFGIPLVMVFFGACALALFGTQVATRRLQFDLRPRPTATQLAGVVFGTLALAIGVSMVVGSAYHARYAAVVLGPFLLLVAMGLGVLTHRPLYRGALAVAVVLGLAGGIPNITEQRTQAGIVAAAINAHAEDGDVIVYCPDQLGPAHHRLVRDGLAQVRFPDEGAAVRVDWTDYAARNRRASAAAFADRVHRRAGDFGGVWLVWQESYQTLGAKCEALADRLGDLRATARPIVGEGRGFYESARLVYFPGRAEPHEGLVR
- a CDS encoding oligosaccharide flippase family protein, with amino-acid sequence MTAFGDVLRQATKLALGRGLAAALAIPRLVLVAQLFGAAAFGRYSLLSAYGMVGVVLVEVGLKTAAPRRAARDPAQADALTAQLVVVQGVIALVLAGLPAAVGVARPAEAAFLLAFFLGPAATSAGVVRRGLGDSGLESRVEGMLAVARLAPVLLALVAPLDFDAVLWGTLAAVCAVLPFARLRVRARGAHTAWRGLLGEGLTLLLAAAASQLFARVDVIILGWFTGDLEVAHYSAAALALQALGLGTAALAAAAIPWLAAVREESGDAAMFAVAARRCVVVVGATAAAAAVAAVAGLALLPGLVGVDVAAGVMWPVALSAAPAAGSYWLFTALATAERSRAFTSAVAVTLGANVLLDVLVIPRYASAGAATATLVSEAALFALTLRAVRARQAIDQPRGTP
- a CDS encoding glycosyltransferase family 2 protein, yielding MNARVSAVVVTYRSEARLPALLPPLREAVDEVVVVDNASDDDSVAVAWRLVPDAIVIRRDRNDGFAAGVNAGAAASTGDLVLLVNPDVVLTPPAVDALVAAAARHPGDIVGPIVRYPDGRLQPSRHGLPTVWNLLGEQALVPESTPVGRWPARLWPRWRSYDREEHGPILSGCSLLVPRATLQSVGPFDEGYFLYWEEVDWQLRARLAGHRSWLVPAAEVTHDRGRSAGPSDPRLVEVFHRSTRRFLRRWLPVPARSAVLAILGGGQLARLVAWSLPPFSDREGARLRRDQHRRALRVLWALPRRPAGRL
- a CDS encoding glycosyltransferase family 39 protein, with translation MPARADAAGTASRAAPRERPERRISGGLAVAGVVLAAVGVPLALTLATGADAVPRNDAWAFARAALTLARTGELELTGWGPMTLVGHLLYAQPWLALLGPSLRTLTFAQAAAGAAGLVGVHLLARRLLAPPSALVVTALVAVLPGYALYATGFMTDTTAFAAQVACLLWGVTALERPPRTRGVWLVAALTVGVYGFSIREFALAAPLAVLLAHGVHAARAAERRRLRGLAALGALVVAAAVAILWWRAGLGGRPDVPVGLSPLRVAAFGVAGYFTLAFTLIPALCLADWREVRDRLRGGRRVVAGAAVAAVLVAGLAAVLVDLARASPTVLLAGNALTPFGSMEHGVLLGNRGVLFPPPVWAAVVIAAMLAGAALTLWLAAGVAGAASRPLSPPAPAAVALAGFALLSVGALGAYALIGGFPFDRYLWGPALALAVLLVARGPGRRTRRRAAASALVALGVLAFATVVEELTFDVARWRAGEAAVRHGIPAEQVDAGFEWVGWHYPGRVLEPGVPPAWLPPAGPYMPAFPRAGSCGVVSASARAEPWLQQLERRPHRAFIVAGDRELWVYRNPRACGARSP